The following are encoded together in the Halomonas halophila genome:
- a CDS encoding PA0069 family radical SAM protein — protein MATSPSNAVARKGRGATFDPDNRFAPMRVEAVDDGWWQEAVPERLATRVTEEQARSALAWNRSPDLPFDRSLNPYRGCEHGCIYCYARPSHAYWDLSPGLDFETRLIARQGLVERLEEELARPGYECRPINLAGNTDAYQPLEAERGTTRRLLAFLLDCRHPVTLVTKGALVLRDRDLLAELAKRRLVRVLVSLTSLDADLKRTLEPRTAAPATRLKMIERLTDAGVPTGVLVSPVIPGLTDHELERLLDAARAAGAMEARWMLLRLPREVAPLFEDWLAQHYPDRAAKVMSLIRQCRGGQDYDARFGHRMRGQGVFADLLDQRFRQAYRRLDFPGLPALDTDAFRPPRRQGDLFD, from the coding sequence ATGGCGACGTCACCCTCGAACGCCGTGGCCCGCAAGGGCCGCGGCGCCACCTTCGATCCCGACAACCGCTTCGCCCCCATGCGGGTGGAGGCGGTGGACGACGGCTGGTGGCAGGAGGCCGTGCCCGAGCGGCTGGCCACCCGGGTCACCGAGGAGCAGGCCCGCAGCGCGCTGGCCTGGAACCGCTCGCCGGACCTGCCCTTCGACCGTTCGCTGAATCCCTACCGCGGCTGCGAGCACGGCTGCATCTACTGCTATGCGCGCCCCAGCCACGCCTACTGGGATCTCTCCCCGGGGCTCGACTTCGAGACCCGGCTGATCGCCCGCCAGGGCCTGGTCGAACGCCTGGAGGAGGAGTTGGCCCGCCCCGGCTACGAATGCCGCCCGATCAACCTGGCCGGCAACACCGATGCCTACCAGCCCCTCGAGGCCGAACGCGGCACCACCCGTCGGCTGCTGGCCTTCCTGCTCGACTGCCGCCATCCCGTCACCCTGGTGACCAAGGGCGCGCTGGTGCTGCGCGATCGCGACCTGCTCGCCGAACTGGCCAAGCGGCGGTTGGTACGGGTGCTGGTCAGCCTGACCAGCCTGGACGCCGACCTGAAGCGCACCCTGGAGCCCCGCACCGCCGCCCCGGCGACGCGCCTGAAGATGATCGAGCGGCTTACCGACGCCGGGGTGCCGACGGGCGTGCTGGTCTCGCCGGTGATTCCGGGGCTGACCGATCACGAACTGGAGCGACTGCTGGACGCCGCCAGAGCAGCCGGCGCCATGGAGGCGCGCTGGATGCTGCTGCGCCTGCCCAGGGAGGTAGCACCGCTGTTCGAGGACTGGCTGGCCCAGCACTATCCCGATCGGGCCGCCAAGGTGATGAGCCTGATCCGCCAGTGCCGCGGCGGCCAGGACTACGACGCCCGCTTCGGCCATCGCATGCGCGGCCAGGGGGTATTCGCCGACCTTCTCGATCAGCGCTTTCGCCAAGCTTACCGGCGGCTCGATTTCCCCGGCCTGCCGGCGCTGGATACCGATGCCTTCCGACCGCCGCGCCGCCAGGGCGACCTGTTCGACTAG
- a CDS encoding LysR family transcriptional regulator — translation MSQHKPAFTGQPSDADLRLLRIYRKVVECGGFSAAEVELNISRAAISMAMNDLETRLGLRLCQRGRSGFALTDEGSEVYEATLQLQAAVEGFRTRVNGLHARLKGELNIGITDNLVTMPEMHITHALSALKTRGDEVRINIRMIPPNDIELAVLDGRLHTGVVPALKTLPGLEYRSLYEEASRLYCAEGHPLFDVADVMEHQLAECDAVLPAYAQAPEIKALHESLRASASATDREGIAFLILSGRYVGYLPTHYAERWVRDGRMRALNPASRQYLTRYSAITRKGSPPNLVLESYLEELNRQIEGEGRPSQKAEGWA, via the coding sequence ATGTCGCAGCACAAGCCGGCCTTCACGGGGCAGCCCAGCGATGCCGATCTTCGCCTGCTGCGGATCTATCGCAAGGTCGTCGAATGCGGCGGCTTCTCCGCCGCCGAGGTGGAGCTGAACATCAGCCGCGCGGCGATCAGCATGGCGATGAACGATCTCGAGACGCGGCTCGGGCTGCGCCTGTGCCAGCGGGGGCGAAGCGGCTTCGCCCTGACCGACGAGGGCAGCGAGGTCTATGAGGCCACCCTGCAGCTGCAGGCTGCGGTGGAAGGATTTCGCACCCGGGTCAATGGCCTGCATGCCCGGCTCAAGGGCGAGCTCAACATCGGCATCACCGACAACCTGGTGACCATGCCCGAGATGCATATCACCCACGCGCTCAGCGCCCTCAAGACGCGCGGCGACGAGGTGCGCATCAATATCCGCATGATCCCGCCCAACGACATCGAGCTGGCAGTGCTGGACGGTCGCCTGCATACCGGCGTGGTGCCGGCCTTGAAGACCCTGCCGGGGCTCGAGTATCGCTCGCTCTACGAGGAGGCCTCACGGCTCTACTGCGCCGAGGGCCATCCGCTGTTCGATGTCGCCGACGTGATGGAGCACCAGCTGGCGGAGTGCGATGCGGTGCTGCCCGCCTATGCCCAGGCGCCGGAGATCAAGGCGCTCCATGAATCCCTGCGCGCCTCGGCTTCGGCCACCGACCGGGAGGGTATCGCCTTCCTGATCCTTTCCGGCCGCTATGTCGGCTATCTGCCGACCCACTATGCCGAGCGCTGGGTGCGTGACGGCCGGATGCGAGCCCTGAATCCGGCGAGCCGGCAGTACCTGACCCGCTACAGCGCCATCACCCGCAAGGGCTCGCCGCCCAATCTGGTGCTGGAGAGCTACCTTGAAGAGCTGAATAGACAGATCGAAGGCGAGGGGCGGCCTAGTCAAAAAGCCGAGGGGTGGGCCTAG
- a CDS encoding aspartate aminotransferase family protein has product MSDRDPSRGAGLSPEQLDAYWMPYTGNRQFKRDPRIITGAKGHYFTDAEGRQIFDGLSGLWTCGAGHCRPEITETVSRQLAELDYAPAFQYGHPKAFELAHRLRELTPDGLDHVFFTGSGSESADTSLKIARAYWRKKGQPTKTKLIGRAKGYHGVNFGGFSLGGIGANRSLFGQGVDADHLPHTLLPENAFTRGMPERGAERADDLLELIALHDASNIAAVIVEPMAGSAGVIPPPVGYLQRLREICDAHDILLIFDEVITGFGRMGAMTGAEAFGVVPDIMNVAKQLTNGAVPMGGVIVQREIYRTFMEQGGPDYMLELPHGYTYSGHPVACAAALAALDVLEQDRLIDRVREMAPVFEANLHGLQGTRYISDIRNYGLAGALQIAPSPGEPALRPYQIAMKCWEKGVYVRYGGDTIQLGLPFSVEREEIDRLINVLGDAINELD; this is encoded by the coding sequence ATGTCGGATCGAGACCCGTCACGCGGTGCGGGCCTGAGCCCGGAACAGCTGGATGCCTACTGGATGCCCTACACCGGCAATCGCCAGTTCAAGCGCGATCCGCGCATCATCACCGGCGCCAAGGGCCACTACTTCACCGATGCCGAGGGGCGTCAGATCTTCGATGGCCTCTCCGGCCTCTGGACCTGCGGCGCCGGCCACTGCCGCCCGGAGATCACCGAGACGGTATCGCGCCAGCTCGCCGAGCTCGACTATGCCCCGGCCTTTCAATACGGCCATCCCAAGGCCTTCGAGCTGGCGCATCGCCTGCGAGAGCTGACGCCCGACGGGCTCGACCACGTGTTCTTCACCGGTTCCGGTTCCGAGAGTGCCGACACCTCGCTGAAGATCGCCCGCGCCTACTGGCGCAAGAAGGGCCAGCCGACCAAGACCAAGCTGATCGGCCGCGCCAAGGGCTATCATGGGGTCAACTTCGGCGGCTTCAGCCTGGGCGGCATCGGCGCCAACCGCAGCCTGTTCGGCCAGGGCGTGGATGCCGACCACCTGCCCCACACCCTGCTGCCGGAGAACGCCTTCACCCGTGGCATGCCCGAGCGCGGCGCCGAGCGGGCCGACGATCTGCTGGAACTGATCGCGCTGCACGATGCCTCCAACATCGCCGCGGTGATCGTCGAGCCCATGGCCGGCTCCGCCGGGGTGATTCCACCACCGGTAGGCTATCTCCAGCGGCTGCGCGAGATCTGCGACGCCCACGACATCCTGCTGATCTTCGACGAGGTGATCACGGGCTTCGGCCGCATGGGCGCGATGACGGGCGCCGAGGCCTTCGGCGTGGTGCCGGACATCATGAACGTCGCCAAGCAGCTGACCAACGGCGCGGTGCCGATGGGCGGGGTGATCGTGCAGCGCGAGATCTACCGCACCTTCATGGAACAGGGCGGCCCCGACTACATGCTCGAACTGCCCCACGGCTACACCTATTCCGGCCACCCGGTGGCCTGTGCCGCGGCACTCGCGGCCCTGGACGTGCTCGAGCAGGATCGTCTGATCGATCGCGTGCGCGAGATGGCACCGGTCTTCGAAGCCAACCTGCACGGCCTGCAGGGGACGCGCTACATCAGCGATATCCGCAACTACGGGCTGGCCGGCGCCCTGCAGATCGCACCGTCGCCTGGCGAGCCGGCCCTGCGCCCCTACCAGATCGCCATGAAGTGCTGGGAGAAGGGCGTCTATGTCCGCTACGGCGGCGACACCATCCAGCTCGGCCTGCCGTTCTCCGTCGAGCGGGAAGAGATCGACCGGCTGATCAATGTCCTTGGCGACGCCATCAACGAACTCGACTGA
- a CDS encoding CoA-acylating methylmalonate-semialdehyde dehydrogenase, which translates to MSTVGHLINGARVDDATRTQDVYDPSTGEVGGQVALAGKATVEQAIAAAQDAFPAWRDTPPAKRARIMYRFKALLEQHADEICRLIGQEHGKIVHDARGELQRGIENIEYACGAPELLKGEYSKNTGPGIDSWSEFQPLGVVAGITPFNFPAMVPLWMYPAAIACGNTFVLKPSERDPSSTLYIAELALEAGLPPGVLNVVNGDKEAVDTLLDDSRVQAVSFVGSTPIAETIYARASANGKRCQALGGAKNHAIVMPDADMDNVVNSLTGAAFGSSGERCMALSVAVAVGDEAADALIDKIQAQMKTLKVGPFHDADNDFGPVITRAHQEKVCGYIESAQQQGAEIVVDGRGVQVPGHENGFFVGGTLIDRVTPDMTCYLEEIFGPVLLVVRAGSMEEAMRLIDEHEYGNGTCIYTRDGEAARYFSDRIQVGMVGINVPLPVPVSYHSFGGWKRSLFGDLSAYGPDAVRFYTRRKTVTQRWPSTGVREGAQFSFPS; encoded by the coding sequence ATGAGCACGGTTGGCCATCTGATCAACGGCGCGCGCGTCGACGACGCGACGCGCACCCAGGACGTCTACGACCCTTCCACCGGCGAGGTCGGCGGCCAGGTCGCCCTGGCCGGCAAGGCCACCGTCGAACAGGCCATTGCCGCCGCCCAGGACGCCTTCCCGGCCTGGCGCGACACTCCGCCCGCGAAGCGCGCGCGCATCATGTATCGCTTCAAGGCGCTGCTCGAGCAGCACGCCGACGAAATCTGCCGTCTGATCGGCCAGGAACACGGCAAGATCGTCCACGACGCCCGGGGCGAACTGCAGCGCGGCATCGAGAACATCGAGTACGCCTGCGGCGCCCCGGAGCTGCTCAAGGGCGAGTACAGCAAGAACACCGGCCCCGGCATCGACTCCTGGAGCGAGTTCCAGCCCCTGGGCGTGGTCGCCGGCATCACGCCGTTCAACTTCCCGGCCATGGTGCCGCTGTGGATGTATCCGGCGGCCATCGCCTGCGGCAACACCTTCGTCCTCAAACCCTCCGAGCGTGACCCTAGCTCGACCCTCTACATCGCCGAGCTGGCCCTGGAAGCCGGATTGCCGCCCGGGGTGCTCAACGTGGTCAACGGCGACAAGGAAGCCGTCGACACCCTGCTCGACGACAGCCGCGTCCAGGCCGTCAGCTTCGTCGGCTCAACGCCGATCGCGGAGACCATCTATGCCCGCGCCAGCGCCAACGGCAAGCGCTGCCAGGCGCTGGGCGGGGCCAAGAACCATGCCATCGTGATGCCCGACGCCGACATGGACAACGTGGTCAACTCGCTGACCGGCGCCGCCTTCGGCTCCTCCGGCGAGCGCTGCATGGCGCTGTCGGTGGCCGTGGCCGTCGGCGACGAGGCCGCCGACGCGCTGATCGACAAGATACAGGCGCAGATGAAGACCCTGAAGGTCGGCCCCTTCCATGACGCCGACAACGACTTCGGCCCGGTGATCACCCGGGCCCATCAGGAGAAGGTCTGCGGCTACATCGAGAGCGCCCAGCAGCAGGGCGCCGAGATCGTCGTCGACGGCCGCGGCGTGCAGGTGCCGGGGCACGAGAACGGCTTCTTCGTCGGCGGCACCCTGATCGACCGCGTGACGCCCGACATGACCTGCTACCTCGAAGAGATCTTCGGCCCGGTGCTGCTGGTGGTCCGCGCCGGCTCCATGGAAGAGGCCATGCGGCTGATCGACGAGCACGAATACGGCAACGGCACCTGCATCTACACCCGCGACGGCGAGGCGGCCCGCTACTTCAGCGACCGCATCCAGGTCGGCATGGTCGGCATCAACGTGCCGCTGCCGGTGCCGGTCTCCTATCACAGCTTCGGCGGCTGGAAGCGCTCGCTGTTCGGCGACCTCAGCGCCTACGGCCCGGACGCCGTGCGCTTCTACACCAGGCGCAAGACCGTCACCCAGCGCTGGCCGTCGACCGGCGTTCGCGAGGGGGCGCAGTTCTCCTTCCCCTCCTGA
- a CDS encoding zinc-dependent alcohol dehydrogenase family protein → MSEMRAMRLHAAHQPLRLERVPIPEPGPGEVRVRVLACGVCRTDLHVVDGELVEPRLPLVPGHEIVGEVDALGEGVAGPETGLETGLERGQRVGVPWLGWTCGECESCRAGRENLCERAEFTGYTRDGGYAEYCVADARYCFALDVDDVQAAAPLLCAGLIGYRTWRLAGGDVPRRLGLYGFGAAAHILAQLARSRGQTLYAFTRPGDTEAQAFARRLGAAWAGGSDQAPPEPLDAALLFAPVGELVPIALSHVRPGGTVVSGGIHMSDIPSFPYRLLWEERSLRSVANLTRRDGDEFLALAPQVPIRTETVAYPLEDANRALDDLRAGRLSGAAVLVP, encoded by the coding sequence ATGAGCGAGATGCGTGCCATGCGCCTGCACGCCGCCCACCAGCCGCTGCGCCTCGAACGCGTGCCGATTCCCGAGCCCGGCCCCGGCGAGGTGCGGGTCCGGGTGCTGGCCTGCGGGGTGTGCCGCACCGACCTGCACGTGGTCGATGGTGAGCTCGTTGAGCCCCGCCTGCCGCTGGTGCCCGGCCACGAGATCGTCGGCGAGGTGGATGCGCTGGGGGAGGGCGTCGCTGGGCCCGAGACAGGGCTCGAGACAGGGCTTGAAAGAGGCCAGCGGGTCGGCGTGCCCTGGCTGGGGTGGACCTGCGGCGAGTGCGAGTCCTGCCGGGCCGGGCGCGAGAACCTCTGCGAGCGCGCCGAGTTCACCGGCTACACCCGCGACGGCGGCTACGCCGAGTACTGCGTGGCCGACGCCCGCTACTGTTTCGCGCTCGACGTCGACGATGTCCAGGCCGCCGCGCCGCTGCTGTGCGCGGGACTGATCGGCTATCGCACCTGGCGGCTGGCCGGCGGCGACGTACCTCGGCGGCTGGGCCTCTACGGCTTCGGCGCCGCGGCGCACATCCTCGCCCAGCTGGCGCGCTCCCGCGGCCAGACCCTCTACGCCTTCACCCGCCCCGGCGACACCGAGGCCCAGGCCTTCGCCCGGCGCCTCGGTGCCGCTTGGGCGGGCGGCAGCGACCAGGCCCCGCCCGAGCCGCTGGACGCCGCCCTGCTGTTCGCCCCGGTGGGCGAGCTGGTGCCGATCGCGCTCTCCCACGTGCGTCCCGGCGGCACGGTGGTCTCCGGCGGCATCCACATGAGCGACATCCCGTCGTTTCCCTACCGGCTGCTGTGGGAGGAGCGCAGCCTCAGGTCGGTGGCCAATCTCACCCGTCGCGACGGCGACGAGTTCCTCGCGCTGGCGCCGCAGGTGCCGATCCGCACCGAGACCGTCGCCTATCCGCTGGAAGACGCCAACCGCGCCCTCGACGATCTGCGCGCCGGGCGCCTGTCCGGCGCCGCCGTGCTGGTGCCCTGA
- a CDS encoding DUF2797 domain-containing protein yields the protein MSVEPGAPARYTLRAGDERLDLNARLGQPLRLTWTGAIACTHCGRATKKSFGQGHCYPCFKKLAQCDSCIMKPEQCHYFQGTCREPAWGETHCFRPHVVYLANASGLKVGITRDTQVPTRWLDQGAVQALPILEVDTRQQSGFVEVLFKDEVSDRTNWRAMLKGEATELDLPGERDRLLERLAPGLLELRERFGHDAIREVDAAPWAFEYPVLEHPTKVVSHNFDKQPEVAGTLLGIKGQYLILDSGVINLRKFTGYEIRVEA from the coding sequence ATGTCGGTCGAGCCGGGCGCCCCGGCGCGCTACACCCTGCGCGCCGGCGACGAGCGCCTCGACCTCAATGCCCGGCTGGGTCAGCCGCTGCGGCTGACCTGGACCGGCGCCATCGCCTGCACCCACTGCGGGCGGGCGACGAAGAAGAGCTTCGGCCAGGGCCATTGCTATCCCTGCTTCAAGAAGCTCGCCCAGTGCGACAGCTGCATCATGAAGCCCGAGCAGTGCCACTACTTCCAGGGCACCTGCCGCGAACCGGCGTGGGGCGAGACCCACTGCTTCCGGCCCCACGTGGTCTACCTGGCCAACGCCTCCGGGCTCAAGGTCGGTATCACCCGTGATACCCAGGTGCCGACCCGCTGGCTCGACCAGGGCGCCGTCCAGGCGCTGCCGATCCTCGAGGTCGATACCCGTCAGCAGTCCGGTTTCGTCGAGGTGCTGTTCAAGGACGAGGTCTCGGATCGCACCAACTGGCGCGCCATGCTAAAGGGCGAGGCCACGGAGCTGGATCTGCCCGGCGAGCGCGACCGCCTGCTCGAACGCCTCGCGCCGGGGCTGCTCGAGCTGCGCGAGCGCTTCGGCCATGACGCCATCCGCGAGGTCGATGCCGCGCCCTGGGCCTTCGAGTACCCGGTGCTCGAGCATCCCACCAAGGTGGTCTCCCACAACTTCGACAAGCAGCCCGAGGTGGCCGGCACCCTGCTCGGCATCAAGGGCCAGTACCTGATCCTCGACAGCGGCGTGATCAACCTGCGCAAGTTCACCGGCTACGAGATCCGGGTCGAAGCTTGA
- a CDS encoding YeaC family protein, whose amino-acid sequence MSDMTFERMIQQMTPAIYESLKQSVALRKWPDGRFLTAEQTELCLEAVMRYEAENNVPAEERVGYLERRTCGADSSGAGVSPQQAGLGRDVGRD is encoded by the coding sequence ATGAGCGATATGACCTTCGAGCGCATGATCCAGCAGATGACGCCGGCCATCTACGAGAGCCTCAAGCAGTCGGTGGCCCTGCGCAAGTGGCCCGACGGCCGCTTCCTGACGGCCGAGCAGACCGAGCTTTGCCTCGAGGCGGTGATGCGTTACGAGGCCGAGAACAACGTGCCCGCCGAGGAGCGCGTCGGCTATCTGGAGCGTCGTACCTGCGGCGCCGACAGCAGCGGTGCCGGCGTGTCTCCTCAGCAGGCCGGTCTCGGCCGGGACGTCGGCCGTGACTGA
- a CDS encoding rhomboid family intramembrane serine protease — MHRVMLLPRDTDTRELRKALWAERIGHFFTDEEEGQVLWLVDPQQRDAMQRLVMRWQRGEPLRPEGGRARRLHGAAGRVAWLAPFRQAPVTAAAMALCLAVFAVMSVLGDLVTAALTIVPVGVAGGQLVFGDLGETLASGQVWRLLSPAFLHFGWMHLVFNMLWLWYFGRQVEAFHGRGRMLTLLLAAGIGGNLAQYATGTVLFGGMSGVDFALLGYVWLMSRRRPGDGFFVPQMLVVFMLGWMVFTMTDVAELFGFGNVANEAHLGGLVVGLMIGWYHSRHVQRH; from the coding sequence ATGCATCGGGTGATGCTGCTGCCCCGTGACACCGATACCCGCGAGCTGCGAAAGGCCCTATGGGCCGAGCGCATCGGTCACTTCTTCACCGACGAGGAGGAGGGCCAGGTGCTGTGGCTGGTCGATCCTCAGCAGCGCGATGCCATGCAGCGTCTGGTGATGCGCTGGCAGCGGGGGGAGCCGCTGAGGCCCGAGGGCGGCAGGGCGCGTCGCCTGCATGGCGCCGCTGGCAGGGTGGCCTGGTTGGCGCCGTTCCGCCAGGCGCCGGTGACCGCGGCTGCCATGGCGCTGTGCCTGGCGGTGTTCGCGGTGATGAGCGTGCTCGGCGACCTGGTGACCGCCGCCCTGACCATCGTGCCGGTGGGCGTGGCGGGGGGCCAGCTGGTCTTCGGCGACCTGGGCGAAACGTTGGCCTCCGGGCAGGTATGGCGCCTGCTGTCGCCGGCTTTCCTGCACTTCGGCTGGATGCATCTGGTCTTCAACATGCTGTGGCTTTGGTACTTCGGCCGCCAGGTCGAAGCCTTCCATGGCCGCGGGCGCATGCTGACGCTGCTGCTGGCCGCGGGCATCGGCGGCAACCTGGCCCAGTATGCCACCGGCACGGTGCTGTTCGGCGGCATGTCGGGCGTCGACTTCGCACTGCTCGGTTACGTCTGGCTGATGTCGCGCCGGCGCCCGGGCGACGGCTTCTTCGTGCCCCAGATGCTGGTGGTGTTCATGCTCGGCTGGATGGTCTTCACCATGACCGACGTGGCCGAGCTGTTCGGCTTCGGCAACGTGGCCAACGAGGCGCACCTGGGCGGGCTGGTCGTGGGTTTGATGATCGGCTGGTATCATTCCCGCCACGTCCAGCGACACTGA
- a CDS encoding metallophosphoesterase, with amino-acid sequence MEGYDLIGDVHGCGATLAALLERLGYHQRGGVYRHPRRKVIFLGDLIDRGPRIRLAVTIARRMVEEGEALIVMGNHEINALAYHHRAPAELGREWLREHTPRHNRIVRETLEQYRDHPQEWDETLAWFLDIPLFLELDGLRVVHACWDQSRIDELRASRPDGRIDLDFLTAAVRHGTREFEILDRLTRGSHITLPEGVQIQSGDGFTRRSFRAHFWAHRPRTWGDVVFQPDNLPGDLELRPLSAAEAERLTYYGPDEPPLFIGHYWCEGIPALPAPNIACLDYSAVKFGRLVAYRWNGEARLDADRFVWVRVPREEQARPQPWEIDFD; translated from the coding sequence CTGGAAGGCTACGACCTGATCGGCGACGTGCACGGCTGCGGCGCGACGCTGGCGGCCCTGCTCGAACGCCTCGGCTATCATCAGCGTGGCGGCGTCTATCGCCATCCGCGACGCAAGGTGATCTTCCTCGGCGACCTGATCGACCGCGGCCCGCGTATCCGCCTCGCCGTGACCATCGCCCGGCGCATGGTGGAGGAGGGCGAGGCGCTGATCGTGATGGGCAATCACGAGATCAACGCCCTGGCCTATCACCATCGTGCCCCCGCCGAGCTGGGCCGCGAATGGCTGCGCGAGCACACGCCGCGTCATAACCGCATCGTCCGCGAGACCCTCGAGCAGTACCGCGATCATCCCCAGGAGTGGGACGAGACGCTGGCCTGGTTCCTCGACATCCCGCTGTTCCTGGAGCTCGACGGCCTGCGAGTGGTGCATGCCTGCTGGGATCAGTCACGAATCGACGAGCTGCGCGCCTCGCGCCCGGACGGTCGCATCGACCTCGATTTCCTGACCGCCGCCGTGCGTCACGGCACCCGCGAGTTCGAGATCCTCGACCGGCTGACCCGCGGCAGCCACATCACGCTGCCCGAGGGCGTGCAGATCCAGTCCGGCGACGGTTTCACCCGACGCAGCTTCCGCGCCCACTTCTGGGCGCATCGGCCCCGGACCTGGGGCGACGTGGTGTTCCAGCCCGACAATCTGCCGGGCGACCTGGAGCTGCGACCGCTCAGTGCGGCCGAGGCGGAACGGCTGACGTACTACGGCCCCGACGAGCCGCCGCTGTTCATCGGCCACTACTGGTGCGAGGGCATTCCGGCCCTGCCGGCTCCCAACATTGCCTGCCTGGACTACAGCGCGGTGAAGTTCGGCCGATTGGTGGCCTACCGCTGGAACGGCGAGGCGCGCCTCGATGCCGACCGCTTCGTGTGGGTCCGTGTGCCCCGGGAAGAGCAGGCCCGGCCGCAGCCCTGGGAAATCGATTTCGACTGA